From Haloarcula sp. CBA1127, a single genomic window includes:
- a CDS encoding chemotaxis protein CheC: MGLKVDVRKLDLFNQMAKEGSGTVAENLGQLTGLDATVRTSQINFLDIEDVKTHIGDDKGVGIYVELNEPPYGYVLFLLEPEDSKQMASAMMGGMGEPSEGEGFSDMERSAMQEIGNIMTSAFIDGWANVLETTIDMGTPNFVFGPADGIIDEMGGWPDSDLVFVVDSRITVDDGDLGMTVYTFPELEDLVALIQDIDLDTDVAVDTEASDILD; this comes from the coding sequence ATGGGCTTGAAAGTGGACGTGCGGAAGCTGGACCTTTTCAATCAGATGGCAAAAGAGGGGTCTGGGACAGTCGCGGAGAACCTCGGTCAGTTGACCGGGCTCGACGCGACAGTTCGGACCTCACAGATCAATTTTCTCGACATCGAAGACGTCAAAACACACATCGGCGACGACAAGGGCGTCGGCATCTACGTCGAACTGAACGAACCGCCCTACGGCTACGTCCTGTTCCTGCTCGAACCAGAGGACAGCAAGCAGATGGCCAGCGCGATGATGGGCGGGATGGGTGAACCGAGCGAGGGTGAAGGGTTCTCCGACATGGAACGGTCGGCGATGCAGGAGATCGGCAACATCATGACCTCCGCGTTCATCGACGGGTGGGCCAACGTGCTGGAGACGACCATCGACATGGGGACACCGAACTTCGTGTTCGGGCCGGCCGACGGCATCATCGACGAGATGGGCGGCTGGCCGGACTCCGACCTGGTGTTCGTCGTTGACTCGCGTATCACCGTCGACGACGGCGACCTCGGGATGACCGTGTACACGTTCCCCGAACTGGAGGACCTCGTCGCGCTGATTCAGGATATCGACCTCGACACCGACGTGGCGGTAGACACCGAAGCCAGCGATATTCTTGACTGA
- a CDS encoding DUF58 domain-containing protein — MSEVHRTGRWFGLAGAALVAVGVGLVGQVPALVLLGGLGVTLSAYDRVAVPPAVNVSIQRSITPTEPALGERVTVALTVRNDGSRTIPDLRLADGVPDSVRVVEGSASLGTALRPGASTTITYEITGGTDRCVFDPATVVVRDVVGVVARRTSVTAEPDTVTWEQPASSALLPLVPAVARRPGTVPVDEGGEGVSFYAVREHRSNDPLSRVDWNQYARTGDLRTVEFRREQSATVVVVVDARAAAALAPRPDAETAIERSTMAAVALVEGLPEDGHEVGVAAYSPHDAWLAPGTSAAHQQQARDLLRTDRAFAATSVTRTPDTTKLIAQLPTAANIVFLGPLCDDDSEALVRRLAASGHPVTVLSPDPTATDTAGHRLARLERRERLRRLRAAGIAVHDWPAAEPLERVTERVQRGGQ; from the coding sequence ATGAGCGAGGTCCATCGCACCGGCCGCTGGTTCGGACTGGCCGGGGCCGCGCTGGTCGCCGTCGGCGTCGGGCTCGTGGGCCAGGTCCCCGCGCTCGTGTTGCTGGGCGGGCTTGGCGTCACGCTGAGCGCGTACGACCGGGTCGCCGTCCCGCCGGCGGTGAACGTGTCGATACAGCGGTCCATCACACCAACCGAGCCAGCGCTAGGTGAGCGAGTGACTGTCGCGCTCACGGTCCGCAACGACGGGTCGCGAACGATTCCGGATCTCCGGCTCGCCGACGGCGTGCCGGATTCTGTCCGCGTCGTGGAAGGGTCGGCGTCGCTGGGGACAGCGCTGCGCCCCGGCGCGTCGACGACGATCACCTACGAGATTACCGGGGGAACCGACCGCTGCGTGTTCGACCCGGCGACGGTCGTCGTCAGGGACGTGGTCGGCGTCGTCGCCCGACGAACGTCCGTCACGGCAGAACCTGATACCGTCACCTGGGAGCAGCCGGCCAGTTCAGCCCTGTTGCCGCTGGTCCCGGCGGTGGCCCGCCGGCCCGGGACGGTGCCCGTCGACGAAGGCGGCGAAGGAGTCTCATTCTACGCGGTCAGGGAACACCGGTCGAACGACCCGCTCTCCCGCGTTGACTGGAATCAGTACGCCCGGACCGGCGACCTGCGGACCGTCGAGTTCCGCCGCGAACAGTCGGCGACGGTCGTCGTGGTCGTCGACGCCCGAGCAGCCGCCGCGCTCGCGCCGCGTCCGGACGCCGAGACGGCAATCGAGCGGTCGACGATGGCCGCCGTCGCGCTCGTCGAGGGGCTCCCCGAGGACGGCCACGAGGTCGGCGTCGCGGCGTACTCGCCACATGACGCGTGGCTCGCACCGGGCACGAGCGCCGCACACCAGCAACAGGCCCGGGACCTGCTCAGGACCGACCGCGCGTTCGCCGCGACATCGGTCACCCGAACGCCGGACACAACGAAGCTCATCGCACAGTTGCCGACGGCGGCGAACATTGTCTTTCTCGGCCCGCTGTGTGACGACGATAGCGAGGCGCTGGTCCGCCGACTCGCCGCCAGCGGCCATCCGGTGACCGTCCTGAGTCCCGACCCGACCGCGACGGACACGGCGGGCCACCGGCTGGCGCGGCTCGAACGCCGCGAACGCCTCCGTCGACTGCGAGCCGCTGGCATTGCCGTCCACGACTGGCCCGCGGCAGAGCCGCTGGAACGAGTCACCGAACGGGTCCAGCGGGGTGGCCAATGA
- a CDS encoding substrate-binding protein: protein MDWDARGSTVTRRELLAAVGASSLAGLAGCGGGSRATTPTSSATAYANQPVDDDQVTIGLTVPQSGSFSPVGSGQQRGFELAIDHLNEGGGWVDTDAWQALSGDGILGRTVESVIADTESSSKTARDVAETLVEQDGAVMVAGGGSTNTARELLKYCPTRGVIHMLGFAPGTNVTGIDCSRYGFQEMHNGRMAANALVPVLTERFDGRTEFYQLYASSDFGFTQSEQFKRRFQSENWSEMGATKTRVGTENFRPQLREAVDADVDAIVLSYRGRDAVTALNQATDIVPEEMDIVMPIVSRQLARDVGADMAGIVGTISWDYSIDTPLSTAFTEAFDAAYAADEVRVPSDQARLAYAQTLQYAAAVERAGTFEPPAVIRELEDTTYQAGRGEATLRACDHQSMGPVPVIEGSSQGPEVLDVIEISTDVGYGCEEYPASECTDLGPYEPETAGS from the coding sequence ATGGATTGGGATGCTCGGGGGTCGACAGTGACGCGACGGGAGCTACTCGCAGCCGTCGGAGCGAGTTCGCTCGCCGGACTTGCCGGCTGTGGCGGGGGCAGCCGTGCCACGACGCCGACAAGCAGTGCCACAGCGTACGCGAACCAGCCGGTCGACGACGACCAAGTGACGATTGGTCTCACAGTCCCGCAATCGGGATCGTTCTCGCCGGTTGGGTCCGGCCAGCAGCGCGGCTTCGAGCTGGCCATCGACCACCTCAACGAGGGCGGCGGCTGGGTCGACACCGACGCGTGGCAGGCGCTGTCCGGGGACGGCATTCTCGGCCGGACGGTCGAGAGCGTCATAGCCGACACGGAGTCCAGTTCGAAAACGGCCCGGGACGTGGCGGAGACGCTGGTCGAGCAGGACGGTGCCGTGATGGTCGCCGGGGGCGGGTCGACGAACACAGCCCGGGAGTTGCTCAAGTACTGTCCGACCCGCGGCGTGATCCACATGCTCGGGTTCGCTCCGGGGACGAACGTCACGGGGATCGACTGCTCTCGATACGGATTTCAGGAAATGCACAACGGTCGGATGGCCGCCAATGCGCTGGTTCCGGTATTGACCGAGCGGTTCGACGGGCGAACGGAGTTCTACCAGTTGTACGCCAGCTCCGATTTCGGCTTCACACAGTCCGAGCAGTTCAAGCGCCGGTTCCAGTCGGAGAACTGGAGCGAGATGGGCGCGACGAAGACCCGGGTCGGAACGGAGAACTTTAGGCCGCAGTTGCGGGAGGCCGTGGACGCTGACGTCGACGCCATCGTGTTGTCCTACCGTGGGCGTGACGCAGTCACCGCGCTGAACCAAGCGACGGACATAGTCCCGGAAGAAATGGACATCGTCATGCCGATCGTGAGTCGGCAACTGGCCCGCGATGTCGGCGCCGACATGGCCGGTATCGTCGGCACCATTTCGTGGGATTACAGTATCGATACGCCGCTTTCAACGGCGTTTACCGAAGCGTTCGATGCGGCGTATGCCGCCGACGAGGTCCGGGTCCCGTCGGACCAGGCCCGACTGGCCTACGCGCAGACGCTCCAGTACGCCGCGGCCGTCGAGCGGGCCGGGACGTTCGAACCGCCGGCCGTCATCCGTGAACTCGAAGACACCACGTACCAGGCCGGACGCGGCGAGGCGACGCTACGGGCGTGCGATCACCAGTCTATGGGGCCCGTTCCCGTCATCGAAGGCTCCAGTCAGGGTCCCGAAGTACTCGACGTCATCGAGATTTCGACTGACGTCGGGTACGGCTGTGAGGAGTATCCGGCAAGCGAGTGTACTGACCTGGGGCCGTACGAACCCGAGACAGCCGGCAGCTGA
- a CDS encoding ATP-binding protein translates to MFGLDDTGRLTFATNEFAALLDRTPAELVGTPVEALVTAEDRETLTAARQAVSSASDRMTRTCQVTLPQSDRSRPVTLELTATDDGSVVGSLCRTTEMADPFQYLFDLIQDAVVGFEIVNFVPVVRTVNPAFVETFGYDREEIVGEPLNEHIVPGDRVEEAVNYDQRTAAGEVNYAVVSRKTADGCREFIYRGVPYDTADGRRCGFAMYTDVTDSRRQKRRLRVLHRVLRHNLRNELSVMFGTSEYVRANAADSSVSLAASRALDAADRLAAVSEKARSVETALDGDADQSVDAAALARSVADSYRPGTPVETALPSTLPVTGGTAVYDAIDNLVENSVEHTPPGTAVRIIAEQANGDAFVRVLDDGPGIPAIERAVVFDDEDITNLQHGSGLGIWLARWVAETAGGGIEYDRADGWTTVSLRFPLSDADTEDVLTVVDAPESAAEPTR, encoded by the coding sequence ATGTTCGGTCTCGATGACACTGGTCGGCTCACGTTTGCGACGAACGAGTTCGCTGCACTGCTCGACCGAACACCTGCCGAACTTGTCGGCACACCCGTCGAAGCGCTGGTCACAGCCGAGGACCGCGAGACACTGACCGCGGCCAGACAGGCCGTCAGCAGTGCCTCGGACCGGATGACACGGACCTGCCAGGTCACACTCCCGCAAAGCGACCGCTCTCGTCCGGTTACGCTCGAGCTCACGGCCACAGACGACGGCTCCGTCGTCGGCTCGCTCTGCCGAACGACCGAGATGGCCGACCCGTTCCAGTACCTGTTCGACCTCATCCAGGATGCGGTCGTCGGCTTCGAAATCGTCAATTTCGTCCCGGTTGTGCGAACGGTCAACCCCGCGTTCGTCGAGACCTTCGGGTACGACCGCGAGGAAATCGTCGGTGAACCCCTCAACGAGCACATTGTTCCCGGCGACCGCGTCGAAGAGGCGGTCAACTACGACCAGCGGACGGCCGCTGGGGAAGTCAACTACGCCGTCGTTTCCCGGAAAACAGCCGACGGCTGCCGCGAGTTCATCTATCGCGGCGTCCCGTACGACACGGCCGACGGCCGCCGCTGTGGCTTCGCGATGTACACGGATGTGACGGACAGCCGGCGGCAAAAGCGACGGCTCCGTGTTCTCCATCGCGTCCTGCGACACAATCTCCGGAACGAGCTTTCTGTCATGTTCGGGACGTCCGAATACGTTCGTGCCAACGCAGCCGACTCGTCCGTCTCGTTGGCCGCGTCCCGCGCACTCGACGCGGCTGACCGCCTCGCCGCCGTCAGCGAGAAGGCACGGAGCGTCGAAACTGCGCTCGACGGGGACGCCGACCAGTCGGTCGACGCAGCGGCACTGGCCCGGTCTGTCGCTGATAGCTATCGCCCCGGTACGCCGGTCGAAACGGCACTCCCGAGCACACTCCCTGTCACTGGTGGGACGGCCGTCTACGACGCCATTGACAATCTCGTCGAGAACTCGGTCGAACACACACCGCCGGGTACGGCCGTCCGAATCATAGCCGAACAGGCCAACGGCGACGCGTTCGTCCGTGTTCTCGATGACGGCCCCGGTATTCCCGCCATCGAGCGGGCCGTCGTGTTCGATGACGAGGACATCACGAACCTCCAGCACGGGAGCGGCCTCGGTATCTGGCTCGCCCGATGGGTCGCCGAGACGGCCGGCGGTGGCATCGAGTACGACCGAGCCGACGGGTGGACGACCGTCTCACTCCGGTTCCCACTGTCCGACGCCGATACCGAGGACGTGCTTACGGTGGTCGATGCCCCAGAATCAGCGGCTGAGCCGACGCGGTAG
- a CDS encoding substrate-binding protein translates to MGLERGGEAVDRRSVLQIAGGVGSAGLAGLAGCQGGGSRAENTPEHPPLGNYPVEGDAVTLGFNVPQSGTYAAEGRDELRGYELAVTHLNEGGGWVGQGSFDVLSGDGVLGKTVEYVTADTETKPDVATANAKEMIEQDDVVMFSGGSSSSVAIAQQEVAQAQKVPYMCCLTHSNDTTGTDCVRYSFREMFNAYMTAQALLPVLKERFGRDAQYVQIYADYNWGQTMESSIRDFFTSSGWVELTSIPTRLGTTNYEEPLKQARDAGAEVVFLDHYGLDAANSLTKAQEILPDEVGIVVPLYNRIVAQNASKALDGVVGTVAWDTSISSDLSNTFKNAFTAEHGNAQRPSGVAHLAYAQTLQYAAAVERAGTFYPPAVIRELEDHEYSVGLGSQTMRSCDHQAQRGVPVVEGLPESEQSLGRFYDLLRVTKAVGYDCDGGPAAECELGDYGD, encoded by the coding sequence ATGGGATTGGAAAGAGGGGGAGAGGCAGTTGACAGGCGGTCCGTACTACAGATTGCCGGTGGAGTCGGTAGCGCGGGGCTTGCTGGGCTGGCGGGGTGCCAGGGCGGGGGATCGAGAGCCGAAAACACACCGGAGCACCCACCGCTGGGGAACTATCCGGTCGAGGGCGACGCGGTCACGCTCGGCTTCAACGTGCCACAGTCCGGGACCTACGCCGCCGAAGGGCGCGACGAACTTCGAGGGTATGAGCTCGCTGTCACGCACCTCAACGAGGGCGGCGGCTGGGTCGGACAGGGTTCCTTTGACGTACTCAGCGGCGATGGCGTGCTCGGAAAGACTGTCGAGTACGTCACTGCAGACACGGAGACAAAGCCGGATGTCGCGACGGCCAATGCAAAGGAGATGATCGAGCAGGACGACGTCGTCATGTTTTCCGGCGGCTCATCCAGTTCAGTCGCCATCGCTCAACAGGAGGTCGCACAGGCCCAGAAGGTCCCGTATATGTGCTGTCTGACACACTCGAACGACACGACGGGGACAGACTGTGTCCGCTACAGCTTCCGGGAGATGTTCAACGCGTACATGACCGCACAAGCGCTGCTTCCGGTACTCAAGGAACGGTTCGGCCGGGACGCCCAGTACGTCCAGATCTACGCGGACTACAACTGGGGGCAAACGATGGAGTCGTCAATCCGTGATTTCTTCACGTCGAGTGGCTGGGTCGAACTCACGAGCATCCCGACGCGACTCGGGACGACGAACTACGAGGAACCGCTCAAACAGGCCCGGGACGCCGGTGCGGAGGTCGTCTTCCTCGACCACTACGGACTTGACGCCGCAAACTCACTGACAAAGGCACAGGAAATTCTCCCTGACGAGGTGGGGATTGTGGTGCCGCTGTACAACCGTATCGTGGCGCAGAACGCCTCGAAAGCACTCGACGGCGTCGTCGGGACAGTTGCGTGGGATACCAGCATCTCGTCAGACCTTTCCAATACGTTCAAGAACGCCTTCACCGCGGAGCACGGGAACGCACAGCGACCCTCCGGCGTGGCCCATCTGGCCTACGCACAGACGCTCCAGTACGCCGCGGCCGTCGAGCGGGCTGGCACGTTCTACCCGCCAGCGGTTATCCGTGAACTGGAAGACCACGAATACTCGGTCGGGCTGGGCAGCCAGACGATGCGGAGCTGTGACCATCAGGCCCAGCGTGGCGTACCAGTGGTCGAAGGGCTTCCCGAGTCCGAGCAGTCCCTCGGCCGGTTTTATGACCTGCTCAGGGTTACAAAAGCGGTCGGATACGACTGTGACGGCGGCCCGGCCGCCGAGTGCGAACTCGGAGACTACGGGGACTAG
- a CDS encoding P-II family nitrogen regulator, giving the protein MTDETDDSEIKMVVAMVRPDKLGDVKKALAEVGAPSLTVTNVSGRGSQPAKKGQWRGEEYVVDLHQKVKVETVVADIPAKDVVDAIADGAHTGEKGDGKIFVLPVDNAYQVRTGKEGPEAV; this is encoded by the coding sequence ATGACTGACGAAACCGACGACTCCGAAATCAAGATGGTAGTGGCAATGGTTCGACCGGACAAACTCGGCGATGTGAAGAAGGCGCTGGCGGAGGTCGGCGCGCCCTCGCTGACAGTGACGAACGTCTCCGGCCGCGGCTCACAGCCCGCAAAGAAGGGGCAGTGGCGCGGCGAGGAGTACGTCGTCGACCTGCACCAGAAGGTCAAAGTCGAGACAGTGGTCGCCGACATCCCCGCAAAGGATGTCGTCGATGCCATCGCCGACGGTGCCCACACCGGCGAGAAAGGTGACGGCAAGATATTCGTCCTCCCCGTGGACAACGCCTACCAGGTCCGAACCGGCAAAGAAGGCCCAGAGGCAGTCTGA
- a CDS encoding methyl-accepting chemotaxis protein, with product MASDHYPSVPDQSTAVTEERAVANAQGALDVVQAASVTVGEQLAAIDDRATAQATDAQWIADEVSSLSATIEEIAATATEVSEQSQRATDAANDGREAAADAIESMDEVRELGQAVATEVAALQDQVDRIADALAGIDRIADQTNMLALNASIEAARASDTTDTDGFAVVADEIKGLAEESQQQAEEIDTTLTAVREATDDTVAQLDDAIDGIDTGAEQVTTAMARLDDVADTVAETADGIASVSAATDEQATTSEAVAQRCETVSDRAAAIEDDLSEIRAARSEQTAMLDEIDDVLAAAEADRQDRLADAPTVPTGIDGLDDLCGGGLVMGGQAVIRSTDETQVDGAVAQLCATAVAAGRAVSLTPPPSLDRSTLAAAFAATDYSLEDALDDDVLFILDMFGHWDARYNVFGLDRTSLGAANETTATRRDTPLVIVGNIQGEIQLMGEQAAREARYENDDGVFKPHDTVVNVIDDDAVPATLAAFYSGAADQELTLTQTDGREYLTLTASPRGTVGEKQPVSQLSGPPFLRIRDN from the coding sequence ATGGCTTCGGACCACTATCCCTCCGTTCCGGACCAGTCGACGGCCGTGACAGAGGAACGCGCAGTCGCGAACGCACAGGGCGCACTCGATGTCGTTCAGGCGGCGTCGGTGACTGTTGGCGAGCAGCTCGCGGCAATTGACGACCGTGCAACGGCACAGGCAACCGACGCACAGTGGATCGCCGACGAGGTGTCGTCGCTTTCAGCCACAATCGAGGAGATCGCTGCGACCGCAACCGAGGTCAGCGAGCAGAGCCAGCGGGCAACGGACGCGGCAAACGACGGGCGGGAAGCGGCGGCTGACGCCATCGAGTCGATGGACGAGGTCCGCGAACTGGGCCAGGCGGTCGCCACAGAGGTGGCCGCCCTGCAGGATCAGGTCGACCGTATCGCCGATGCACTGGCCGGCATCGACCGCATCGCCGACCAGACGAACATGCTCGCACTGAACGCCTCGATAGAGGCGGCGCGAGCGAGCGACACCACCGATACGGACGGGTTCGCTGTCGTTGCAGACGAAATCAAGGGGCTCGCTGAGGAATCACAGCAGCAGGCTGAAGAAATCGATACGACGCTGACGGCGGTTCGGGAAGCGACAGACGACACCGTTGCACAACTCGATGACGCTATCGACGGCATCGACACCGGGGCCGAGCAGGTCACCACGGCGATGGCTCGGCTTGACGACGTAGCCGACACTGTTGCGGAAACGGCCGACGGCATCGCCTCCGTCTCGGCGGCGACCGACGAACAGGCGACGACAAGCGAAGCGGTCGCCCAGCGGTGTGAAACGGTGTCTGACCGCGCCGCTGCTATTGAAGACGACCTCTCTGAGATACGTGCCGCCCGCTCCGAGCAGACCGCGATGCTCGACGAGATTGACGACGTACTCGCCGCTGCAGAGGCCGACCGGCAGGACCGGCTGGCGGACGCGCCGACAGTCCCGACCGGTATCGACGGCCTCGACGACCTCTGTGGCGGCGGCCTCGTCATGGGCGGTCAGGCAGTGATCCGGTCCACCGACGAAACGCAGGTCGACGGTGCCGTTGCCCAACTGTGTGCGACGGCCGTCGCCGCCGGCCGGGCGGTCTCGCTGACGCCACCACCATCCCTCGACCGGTCGACGCTTGCCGCCGCGTTCGCAGCAACCGACTACTCGCTCGAAGACGCGCTTGATGACGACGTCCTGTTTATTCTCGATATGTTCGGACACTGGGACGCGCGGTACAACGTGTTCGGCCTCGACCGGACTTCGCTCGGTGCTGCCAACGAGACGACGGCGACCAGACGGGACACCCCGCTGGTTATCGTCGGGAACATTCAAGGAGAAATACAGTTGATGGGCGAACAGGCTGCAAGAGAGGCCCGGTACGAGAACGACGACGGCGTCTTCAAACCCCACGACACAGTGGTCAACGTCATCGACGACGACGCGGTCCCGGCCACGCTTGCGGCGTTCTACTCGGGCGCTGCCGATCAGGAACTCACGCTAACACAGACTGACGGCCGCGAGTACCTGACGCTTACGGCCTCGCCGCGTGGCACCGTGGGCGAGAAACAGCCAGTATCACAACTTTCGGGCCCACCCTTCCTCCGAATCAGAGACAACTGA
- a CDS encoding DUF4129 domain-containing protein: protein MQRQSLLVAVVAAIALLSFSVGAASLDAATGSDQAEMTRDDSEIDNPDGQGLSDPPGSIDPPESENGARALLPSVPAPAVGALAVGLAVGLAVLWRLAGQSRTIDEAGGETPAVATAESARSPSHSAAEIDIPLTNDVYRAWAALENAVAPERSSSTPQDIEADATAAGADPDAVASLRSVFERVRYGRDQPDADLESQAREALERATDDTNDIVSNPDDVASENKDADEPAGEAGT, encoded by the coding sequence ATGCAGCGACAGTCCCTCCTCGTGGCGGTTGTCGCCGCGATTGCGCTGCTGTCGTTCAGTGTCGGCGCCGCGAGCCTCGACGCTGCTACCGGGTCCGATCAAGCGGAAATGACCCGTGACGACAGCGAAATCGACAACCCCGACGGACAGGGCCTCAGCGACCCGCCAGGTAGCATCGACCCGCCAGAAAGCGAGAACGGCGCTCGCGCGCTGCTGCCGAGTGTCCCCGCGCCGGCGGTCGGTGCGCTCGCCGTCGGCCTCGCGGTCGGGCTCGCGGTTCTGTGGCGACTGGCCGGCCAGAGCCGGACAATCGACGAGGCGGGCGGCGAGACGCCGGCCGTCGCAACGGCGGAGTCCGCGAGGAGCCCGTCGCATAGCGCTGCCGAGATCGATATCCCGCTCACAAACGACGTGTACCGCGCGTGGGCTGCCCTCGAAAACGCGGTGGCCCCGGAACGCAGTTCCTCAACGCCACAGGACATCGAAGCGGACGCGACGGCTGCCGGTGCCGACCCCGACGCCGTCGCCTCGCTACGGTCGGTGTTCGAGCGGGTTCGCTACGGCCGAGACCAGCCGGACGCAGATCTGGAATCGCAGGCCCGCGAGGCGCTGGAACGAGCGACCGACGACACGAACGACATCGTGTCGAATCCCGACGACGTGGCTTCTGAGAACAAGGACGCCGACGAGCCCGCAGGGGAGGCCGGCACGTGA
- a CDS encoding ammonium transporter yields MSYTALQVDPTVLAEGVNLLWVLVVSFLIFFMHAGFAMLEAGQVRSKNVANQLTKNLLTWSVGVTVFFLIGSGISALVGGSGFSPAFGAGAANDYVGWLFGAVFAMTAATIVSGAVAGRAKLRAYITYTFLLAAVIYPVVTGITWAGAYISFGGEAFHDFAGGMIVHGMGGIAGLTAAYVLGPRMGRYNEDGSANVIPGHSLTFAVLGTLILAFGWYGFNVGTAATVFVVEDGSLALGAFATVGRVAMTTTIAMACGAMGAGLVAWLKTGKVDTLYVANGLLAGLVGITAIPDTTTWWGAIIVGALAGGQLPVVFSFIENRMKIDDVCAVFPVHGSAGVLGTLLFPFVATPGTVGSVVNAFIAQLIGVAAIAGWTIVATGVVWYALKLAGQARVTPEHEQEGLDVSEHGVETYPEFGGGESVVADGGKVSPSMRTDGGSQDD; encoded by the coding sequence ATGAGCTACACTGCACTACAAGTAGATCCGACCGTACTCGCAGAGGGGGTTAACCTGCTGTGGGTGCTGGTGGTATCGTTCCTGATCTTCTTCATGCACGCGGGCTTCGCCATGCTTGAGGCGGGCCAGGTGCGCTCGAAGAACGTCGCGAACCAGCTAACGAAGAACCTCCTGACCTGGTCGGTCGGTGTGACGGTGTTCTTCCTGATCGGCTCAGGAATCAGTGCGCTGGTCGGCGGCAGCGGCTTCTCGCCCGCCTTCGGTGCCGGGGCCGCAAACGACTACGTCGGCTGGCTGTTCGGTGCCGTCTTCGCGATGACGGCAGCGACCATCGTCTCCGGTGCGGTCGCCGGACGAGCCAAGCTCCGCGCGTACATCACGTACACGTTCCTGCTGGCGGCGGTCATCTACCCCGTCGTCACCGGCATCACGTGGGCCGGCGCGTACATCAGCTTCGGCGGCGAGGCGTTCCACGACTTCGCCGGCGGGATGATCGTCCACGGCATGGGCGGCATCGCGGGCCTCACGGCGGCGTACGTCCTCGGCCCACGCATGGGTCGGTACAACGAGGACGGCTCCGCGAACGTCATTCCGGGCCACTCCCTGACCTTCGCCGTTCTGGGAACGCTCATCCTCGCGTTCGGCTGGTACGGCTTCAACGTCGGGACGGCGGCGACTGTCTTCGTCGTTGAGGACGGATCGCTTGCCCTCGGCGCGTTCGCGACGGTCGGCCGTGTCGCGATGACGACGACTATCGCGATGGCCTGTGGTGCGATGGGTGCCGGACTGGTCGCGTGGCTGAAGACCGGCAAGGTCGACACCCTGTACGTGGCAAACGGACTGCTCGCCGGACTGGTCGGCATCACGGCGATCCCCGACACCACGACGTGGTGGGGCGCAATCATCGTCGGTGCCCTCGCAGGCGGACAGCTGCCGGTCGTGTTCAGCTTCATCGAGAACCGGATGAAAATCGACGATGTCTGTGCTGTCTTCCCGGTCCACGGTAGCGCCGGTGTGCTCGGCACGCTGCTGTTCCCGTTCGTCGCCACGCCCGGCACGGTCGGGTCGGTCGTCAACGCCTTCATCGCACAGCTTATCGGCGTCGCCGCTATCGCGGGCTGGACGATTGTCGCAACCGGGGTCGTCTGGTACGCACTCAAACTGGCCGGTCAGGCCCGGGTTACGCCCGAGCACGAGCAGGAAGGGCTGGACGTCAGCGAACACGGCGTCGAGACCTACCCCGAGTTCGGTGGTGGCGAGAGCGTCGTCGCCGATGGTGGTAAAGTGAGCCCGAGCATGCGTACTGACGGAGGTTCCCAAGATGACTGA
- the lrp gene encoding HTH-type transcriptional regulator Lrp, with amino-acid sequence MVDDTDRQVVNALLQDGRASARDVAAATGIAATTVSRRIDDLEATGVIDEYTVDIDYGALGYDVTAVFQLSVEGDGLGRVVDQLRDRREMIAVYEVTGDHDIVAVGKFTDTQSMNERIKTLLTDEDIRSASTSVVLNTVCEHEQFPVDGTDA; translated from the coding sequence ATGGTCGATGATACCGACAGGCAGGTAGTGAACGCACTGCTCCAGGACGGCCGGGCCAGCGCCCGTGACGTCGCCGCCGCGACCGGCATCGCGGCGACCACGGTGTCGCGCCGGATAGACGACCTGGAGGCGACCGGTGTGATCGACGAATACACCGTCGACATCGATTACGGGGCGCTGGGCTACGACGTGACCGCCGTGTTCCAGCTCTCCGTCGAGGGCGACGGGCTCGGACGGGTGGTGGATCAGTTACGGGATCGACGCGAGATGATCGCGGTCTACGAAGTGACCGGCGACCACGACATCGTGGCCGTCGGGAAGTTCACCGACACGCAGTCGATGAACGAGCGGATAAAGACGCTGCTGACCGACGAGGACATCCGATCTGCCTCGACGTCAGTCGTGCTGAATACGGTGTGCGAACACGAGCAGTTTCCGGTCGACGGAACTGACGCCTGA